In the Plectropomus leopardus isolate mb chromosome 5, YSFRI_Pleo_2.0, whole genome shotgun sequence genome, one interval contains:
- the slc13a5b gene encoding solute carrier family 13 member 5, whose product MAFFKYLRSVKNEIILFSTPFLLLPLPLVIGTSEAECAYVIILMAVYWCTEVLPLAVTALLPALLFPMFGIMQSKDVCMQYLKDTNLLFVGGLMVAVAVEHWNLHKRIALRVLLFVGVRPALLMLGFMGVTAFLSMWISNTATTAMMVPIVQAVLQQLNSSEAEKPQILSSEEQVQTSETDSKQPSQTEKQSEAQGPVVVTFLDAAVEAAMLKEAAEKRRMCKGMTLCVCYAASIGGTATLTGTGPNLVLKGQMNQLFPENGDVINFASWFGFAFPNMIIMLTLAWLWLQFVFMGFNFKKTWGCGAVKTEKDIAAYNVIREEHSRLGPMSFGEISVLGLFTLLVVMWFTRDPGFVHGWATDIFNSKAEYVTDATVAVFVAILLFVLPSKPPRFCSCRTHSFDTAPHQTSGPTPRLLTWKTAQKKMPWGIVLLLGGGFALAKGSEESGLSKWMGDQMTPLQNIPPWAIAIILCLLIATFTECTSNVATATLFLPVLASMSQSIGINPLYVMVPCTLSASFAFMLPVATPPNAIVFSYGYLKVADMAKTGIVMNIIGIICITLAINSWGKAMFDLDSFPSWANVTGV is encoded by the exons ATGGCATTCTTCAAATATCTTCGCTCCGTTAAGAATGAGATTATCCTCTTCTCAACTCCATTTCTTCTGCTCCCGCTGCCTTTAGTGATCGGGACATCg GAGGCAGAATGCGCCTATGTAATAATCCTGATGGCGGTTTACTGGTGCACGGAGGTCCTACCACTGGCTGTAACAGCTTTGCTCCCAGCTctccttttccccatgtttggCATCATGCAATCCAAAGAT GTGTGTATGCAGTATCTTAAGGACACAAATCTGTTGTTTGTGGGGGGACTGATGGTTGCTGTGGCTGTGGAGCACTGGAATCTGCACAAGCGCATTGCCTTGAGGGTGCTGCTCTTTGTTGGTGTGCGTCCGGCGCT TTTGATGTTGGGTTTCATGGGTGTGACTGCCTTCTTGTCCATGTGGATCAGTAACACGGCCACCACAGCCATGATGGTGCCCATTGTCCAAgcagtgctgcagcagctcaACAGCAGTGAGGCAGAGAAACCTCAGATCCTCAGCTCAGAGGAGCAAGTTCAGACATCAGAGACTGACAGCAAACAGCCTTcgcagacagagaaacagagtgaGGCACAAG GCCCAGTGGTGGTGACTTTCTTGGACGCCGCAGTGGAAGCTGCCATGCTTAAAGAGGCAGCAGAAAAGCGGAGAATGTGTAAAGGGATGACCCTGTGTGTTTGCTACGCTGCCAGTATCGGAGGCACTGCCACGCTGACAGGAACTGGTCCCAATCTGGTGCTCAAGGGCCAGATGAACCA actCTTCCCTGAAAACGGAGATGTGATTAACTTTGCCTCCTGGTTCGGCTTTGCCTTCCCGAACATGATTATCATGCTCACGCTGGCCTGGCTTTGGCTGCAGTTTGTCTTCATGGGATTCAA CTTTAAGAAGACATGGGGCTGTGGGGCTGTGAAGACAGAGAAGGACATTGCCGCCTATAATGTGATCCGTGAAGAGCACAGTCGGCTGGGGCCAATGTCATTTGGAGAAATAAGTGTCCTGGGTCTCTTCACCCTGCTGGTGGTGATGTGGTTTACGAGGGACCCAGGATTTGTCCATGGCTGGGCGACAGATATCTTCAACTCCAAAGCAGA GTATGTGACAGATGCCACAGTGGCAGTCTTTGTTGCCATCCTACTCTTTGTCCTGCCCTCTAAACCCCCACGTTTCTGTTCATGTAGGACTCACAGTTTTGACACAG CACCTCATCAAACTTCTGGCCCAACACCACGTCTGCTCACCTGGAAAACTGCCCAAAAGAAGATGCCGTGGGGAATAGTGCTTCTTCTTGGCGGAGGTTTTGCTCTGGCCAAGGGCAGTGAA GAATCGGGTCTTTCAAAGTGGATGGGAGATCAAATGACTCCCCTGCAAAACATCCCTCCCTGGGCAATTGCTATCATCTTGTGCCTGCTGATTGCTACCTTCACAGAGTGCACCAGTAATGTGGCCACTGCGACGCTCTTCCTACCTGTCTTAGCCTCAATG TCTCAGTCCATTGGAATCAATCCACTGTACGTCATGGTGCCTTGTACTCTGAGTGCCTCTTTTGCCTTCATGCTGCCTGTTGCTACACCTCCAAACGCTATAGTCTTCTCGTATGGATACCTCAAAGTTGCTGACATG GCCAAGACAGGAATAGTCATGAACATCATTGGTATCATATGTATAACACTGGCCATCAACAGCTGGGGTAAGGCCATGTTTGACCTGGACTCCTTCCCCTCCTGGGCCAACGTCACCGGGGTGTGA